CGTTAACCCCCCCAGTAAGGGATATACTTAGTAGGCATACTTAATAGGGGACCTGGCTCCAGTGAGTACTTGACATGTAGGTTTAATCTCCACCTATTAGTGATAGTGTGTTTAGGCAAAGCCAGATCTCTGGCAGGTAGATCTTATTATTCATTCgccaccacccccaaccccaccttggCCAGCTTCCCATGCCTGGACTCTAGTCCATTAGTGAAATGACATCTGTGAACTTTATTTTTAGTGGAATGATGTTCACGTGTTGCTGCTTGAAAACCTGCCCCTATGACTTTTTTTCATTGgtttgagagaaactgagatcttactttctttttctaacGCCAACTTCATGTTTGAAGTTTAAAGACTAGGATATAAGAGTAGCAtatcatcagctggggccctaatcagggagtcctgagattccaaaacagacatgatgggcctagacctcgaataaatccctctctccatcgttaCCGGTCttttctgtcaggaacaacaaaacagacccctttgtgggcctccataggaccttgtcctaaacttggatcaataacggtacagaatgttccatcctccaaagggaagatggacaacataatgtatgctacacatgaggaagatgggtcaatattggggcagcctggaatgttcctactcatgatcacagaatgtgagctcaaatctagaggGATGCCAAGGTCACATAGgcgcctaagctgaatatgggccccagatcacatcaaattgatggggtttactgtcaacaatagtcatacaccttttccatattagggagctactctcttgcctgatccagttttctgatcctttttctagccatgacatcatctccccccagacaataacttggatccacatgcatatcagatttcaggcttaggggaaaaaaagaaaaaaaaaactattacagCCAcaagtcctttggaatataactaaaatatgcttactagctatctacaaaatggaggaacccccaactcttcatcagcactattccagcctttaggttcatgattggtcaacaatttgtttggctttgtatgttaactctcttttcaaccaccaggttccagatgctagcatgatgccaaccagacttccctggacagacaaccccaccagtgtgtcctggagctctgcttccccagatcccttccccactagagaaagagagagacaggctgggagtatggatcgacatgtcaacgcccatgttcagcggggaagcagttatagaagccagaccttcaaccttctgcatcccacaatgaccttgggtccatactcccagaggattcaagaataggaaagctatagggggaggggatgggatacagagttctggtggtgggaattgtgtggagttgtacacctcttatcctatggtttgtttagtcaatgtttcctttttataaataaaaaataaaacatttctgagaaaaaagtaaaatctcaCTTTCAAGCTCATCATTAGAAAGACATTAAATACTCCTCCCAAAAGCACCTCATTTGAGCCTACTGTAGAATTATATtttgattaaaaaattttaaattacatttatttactggatagagacagcagaaatccaAAGAGAAGTgagtcatagagagggagagagacagagtcacctgtaacactgcttcaccatgtgcaaacttttcctcctacaggtggggatcaggggcttcaaCCAGAGTCCatgtgcattggaacatgtgtgcttaaccagttgcgccaccaccaagcccctagaTATTTTGATTTTGTATGGATCTATTTGGGTTATCAGTGAGTTGCCCAAGAAGAGTACTGAGCTTTTTTGGAGATTGGATTaaggatatttttaattttattactttattactgTTTCTAGATTGAGGCAGAgggataccatagcaccaaagcttcttttaatgtggtgggggccagactcaaacctgggtcatgcacaaggcaaagcagtgaGTGCACTATTTAACCAgtcccagtattttttttttgaatttttgaaaattttttatttataaagtggaaatattgacaagcctatagaataagaggggtacatttccacacaatgcccacccccagaactccatagccacaattttcccccctctgacTAAGCAGAAcatgtttattttcctttcctgttAGGGAATGGCAGTAACATTAGCTTGTGGGCCACTGCTCTGGTATATACTCATGTTCTATTATTTaactgcttctttaaaaaaattgtatttatctcATACGAGGCATAGGGAGagggtttcacatgagagagaggaagagaggagccaGAGAATCTCTCTGATAGATGTGGCACTGAGTATCAAGCAGAAAacaagctttaggcatgaaagtactGTGTTCTCCCTTTGGAGATATTTCTCCAGTTGCATAATTGCTTTTTAGTCTACATTGGCTTCACAAATAGATCCAATTTCTTGATAATACAGATGATGTTGTATACTTTTTTCAGGGATCTCACTGGCTCTGTGTTGTTTAGTAACTGAATTGTTTAAAGGAAAAACTTCTGGGGTAGCATGGAGTATCTTCATAAGCTCAGAAGGAAGAGCAGCAGTGAGCTATGCTAGAGAAGGTGCTAGAGAAATGCAAAGGAATCAGAGGGATCATAAGAGTATGGGCCCTGGCTGCAATCCAAGTAGAGTAATAGCATCCTGTCTGTCAAACCCCCCCTGCAGTTCTAATCAGATATGGTATGCagcttcatttcttttctaaagTCTGTGCTCTGATAAATAGAGGCTACAtacaaggaaagaatgaaaggcccaggaagctgaatgagtGTGAGGAAGGCTAGGAGGCCCTGCAGACCCTTCCATGCCCACATTTGAATGGCAACTCTTCACTTcctcattctttaaaaattttttttttatttataagaaggaaacattgacaaaaccataggataagaggggtacaactccacacaattcccaccaaaagAAGTtcttatcccatcctctcccctgatagctttcctattctctaaccctgtaggagtatggacgcagggtcattgtgggatgcagaaggtggaaggtctgctagCCCGAGTAGTTTTTGAAGTGGATAATAAGATAGACAGCCAGGTGGTTTTGTTGGAGAGGTTCCTTATATACAAGGGGCTGATGAGAAACTACCCTCTTCCCCAACCCTCACTCCAAGCTCTCCTTTATCCTTCTTCCAGCACCCCCTCCGAAACACACACAAACTGCCCACCTCCAGCTCTTCCACTGCTGTGCTGCTGCTGCCTTACATATTCTTGCATAGCCTGCAAGATGGTTCTGGAAGCAAAAGTGTACACTTCTGGTTTTTAAGGCAACCATCCAACCCAGTGCCTACTAGCtgggtctttttaaaatttatttcagagAGGAGCCATAATGCAATTTGGTTGCATGCACTGGAGATGAAGGACCATGACAGCACTAATCCATTGCAACTTGCCACTTCAATAACTAAGCCTATTTTCTCAgcctaactctttttttttttttttgctcacatGAACTACCCAATACTATTacattttgtatttttcctttagaGCATCTCCAAGGAAGCAATGGCTGTTTGGTTTCTGAGACCAAGGAATCTGGTAATTGGCAGGAAGCAGTGTGGAGACAGCAGAATCCTACTGGAGAAAATGGTAATTGTGACCAGTCAAGGGAATATACTCCCTCCAGATGGCTTCCAGACATAGGATCTACAGCTGCTTCTGAGGCTAGTAACTCCAGAGATTACCCTAATGTTTCAGGAAATGAAAGCCATGAATCTTCTATAGAATGGGGACTCCAGAAAGGACACAAGACACCTGTTAAAGCAGCTACCTGTTTTGCAAAAAAGTTGCCTTCTAGCAACATGCTCCTGGACCGAGGTGAAGAAGAGTGCCCGGCACAGTGGGCTGACTCCGATGACTGGGAAATAGTGTCCAGGCACTCATCTTGGGGAGATATTGGTTTAGGTGACAGTCCTGAGGCTTTTATGTTAAACCcacaccagggaatgaactctgGCAGAAGCACTCTTGAGGAGGCAAGAGGTCATGAAGTAGATGTGGAAGCAAATAGGGCAATAGCTATGTCTTCTGCCCAGCAAGTTAATGTTACGTTCCAGGTCCATTATATTACTAGCCCTGGTGTGCAGTTCATTGCAATAACTGGAGACCATGAGAGTTTAGGGAGATGGAACACTTACATCCCTCTCCAGTATGGCAAGGATGGGCTCTGGTctcactctgtatctcttccagcaggtgcagtggtgcagtggaaaTTTGTGGTGGTAGAGAATGGGGGAATTACCCGCTGGGAAGAATGCAGCAATAGATTCCTAGACACTGGTCATGAGGATAaagaggttcacaagtggtgggggATTCACTGATTCAAGTTTGCCAAATGTTGGGGAGACTGTTGAAGAACATGGTAAAGGCTCAGGTTGTGGAACACACTGAGTATCTTAAAACAAGGAAACTGTAACTTCAAATGTAGTCAACAAAATTTTCAAATTTGCTAGGGGCTTTTGTCTAATGTGCAGAAATATGTATGTAGGAATGCAGTGCTTTCTGTGAGCATGGGCACATTTTCCTTGTGGCATTTATAGATGGATTTATGCTAATCCGTGATTAGCTTAGGGTTTGGTCCTCTTGAAGAGAGGAATTTAGCTAAACTTCAGGTGTAGACTGGTCAGGAAGCACAgaaacttaacctgctgtgcaaggCTCAAGGGTAAGCCATTGGGTGAGCCTGAAACTAAGATTAAAACTAGCCAACTAACCTCACTTAAAAAAGAGTTGGTTTCCTATtgatgcactttttaaaaatttgctaaaattttatttgtaatcaAATAAGTTTCACAAGTATAGGGCTAAACATAGTTTAAaaagcactttttcttttttaactacaCAAGTATTTTAtgctgaaaaatagttaacacCAGATGGAACTGTGTTCAGAAAATATCTGGTTACTACATGTGACCAACAGGATGTGATGGGAAAACAAAATGCATTAAGACTTCCCAATACCTGCCAGTTACAGGCTGAAGGTAGGAAGTATGCCTTTATTTTAAAGACTAAAATCAGGTACAGAAGTAAGAGACCTAGCGACTCAGTCCTGGGGAGTAGTttatgaaggaagaaaagatggagtTAGGAGGGGTTTGGGCAGGTGGCTGGGAGGCACAGCCTGTTAAGTCTTTGGAGGGCTGTTTCTGTCCATTGCCcttctctcaagcataaggtctatCTCACAGCTATCATTTTatctcttgctttcccttttcatACCTATCTTGGGTAACAGCATTGTAATAGGGCAGTAGTATATATGTGCATTTTTGCTCTGCTAAGAAATAAACATTTCAGCTTTGCTATTACATTTGGCCACAATGTCCCCAAGTTTTAATGTCCCTATTAAATGCCTGATTTATTTGTGTACATTTTAGTACTATAACTGCTTAGATGTAAAATGAAATACTAGTATTCCTCCCAATAACATAcagaaaaaaaaccaaccaaatatTAAGAAGCATAGCaatctgttttttccttttgagaGAAAGttgagtatttctttttaaactgtACCTTTATTTGAAAGAGAATTTATGTGCCTGTAGTTGAATTCCTTTATATTAAACTGACTTCATAAGAATAACACCTTTTGGTGAAGCAATGGTTTACTCTGGTCATCGTTAATTTTTGCGAAAGAGAATACACATGTAACGAAGTATTTAAAGAACTATATTTGACAATGTTGGGTTCAGCATATATTAAATTCACATATGCATCTTAAATACTATATAATGAATTTCCATTCTCCTAGTGAGAACTTCAGATGGCCGTTAGCATCACTGCAGAGAATTTCTAAAAATTTCTATTAGGCAAAATGAAAGGTAAAGCATGTACAATAGAACTCTTTGGAGTTCTATTACTTGCCATTTTCATTACCCAGCataataaaagttttatttacatAAAACTAATTGAGACACTGACTCagacttttatttaaaaagttatttaaaggGGGTTGGGtagcagtgctgtgggttaagtgcacaagcacaaggattagtataaggatcccagtttgagcccctggctccccacctgcaggggggtcgcttcaccagtggtgaagcagtctgcaggtatctatctttctctccccctctgtcctccccttctctcttgatttctctctgccctatccaacaacaacaacagtagtggcaacaataataataagggcaacaacatggacaacaaaatgggaaaaatggcctccaggagcagtggattcatagtgcaggtaccaagccccaacaataaccctggaagcaaaaaaaaaaaaagttatttaaaattggAAGTGCTTAGCATGCTGAGAAACATTATTTTCTTGTTAGGAATGTGTTTGCATCTTATTCATTATCTGCACTGTGAGAGCTAATGTTAGCTGCTGCCACTGGCAACTATACCTGTAAAAATGCTACTCCAAGCTAAACCATCACCTGCTTTTAGTTAGTCGAGGATATTCTTGGCAGGAATACAGCTCTGCTTGCAGTAACTGGGTCATAGTTGTCTTTGTCCAGTGGGTGTATCACCCCCTCAGTGCTCATCTTCTGAGATCAAGCCCCAGCGAAAAGAACAGTTAAGTAAGGGAAAATACAGGCTTCCTACAACTTCTGGCTAGAAAATGCTGCATGTTGCTCTGTCCATGAGTCATCAGAGAGAATTGGTCAAGAGGGCACACAGAGATGTGAGGCGAATTGGGGTGGGGACTTCAAGGAGGGCATAGTTTCTGGGAGACAGTAATACAGGAATATCTGCTGTTTTGTACAGTTAGTCTTCTGCCATGTTGTCCATGTTGTCCCTCTTGTCTTTGGCACAATTTACACACTTTTGTTCAGGTTTTATTTGTCTCACATGCTCTGGTCTCTGATTCTGGAGCAAAGAGCTCCTCAAATTATTGCATTTTCTGAATGACTGGAGTGTCTTTAATTACTTATGATGAGGCTCTTTAGATTGTTCCTGAGTTTATGCTGGTGAGGTGACTTGGGGTGAGTACCCTGGAAAGCCTTGGGTCAACCAAGCCTTAGAGAAGACCAAGTGTTGAAGACTGGAATATCCACTCCTGATTTCTAGGAGTGGGAGTGAGGGCTTGGAGACCTGGAGGTACAACGCTGTAAATCTCTTCCACAGTGAGGTGTTATGAGTTTCTCCATTGCTGAGTACATCAAGGAGCTGGGAGGTTGGTGCACCCTGAGAGGGTGTGGATGCTTCTTGCACCAGGCTCATGGTCACATCAAGAAATCCCTGTCAGTATAGCAAGTGGAGTTTGTCATGCCCTTCTATTTGGGCattataccatagctttctttaCTCTGTGAAAGATGTTACCCCCAGGATATTTTTCCTTAAGCTGAAGAAAGCATGACTAGTCTTGAAATCAGCGAAGTAATAACATACTTATTCCAACACATTGGTGTTAGCAGAAAGCTTTACCATATTATGTACAGATATTTCCACATCTAGCTAGTACTATTTGGAGCTTTACAGTAGGGACATTAAAGAATAGTTTATTTCAAAAGTAGTTATAGGACAGGGTATCTTTTATTAAATtttcacataaaaagaaaaaagtacaccGGGCACTAATTTTAAGAAACACCACAATTAATTTGGCATTTTCCCTCTGTAAAGAACAGGCAAGCAACGTATTATTTTAGTAACATTTTTTCTTGGTCTTTCACTTTCTGTAtccttttttcttgatttctgatcATTGAAGACATTGCTGAAAATGTTGATAAAACACAATCAGAGCAACATCTACTTAGGCTTTATATTCTATTGTGTGCTTCCTAAAATGTTAACTTGTTACTATAGGACAGATATGTTCTAAGCTCAAGAAGTTCTCAAAGATTGCAAAATAACATAAGTTTGAAAGGATCAATGTTGTGAAACAAAGTTTCTTTACAAAGACAAATCTTTACTCTTGCAGTTGTCTTAAATGTGCAAAAGAGTTATTGCTGTAGAAGTAATAGATAATTTGTAAATAGTTTGGTATGATACCCTCACCATCTGTCTCTGTTCCTACTATCTTCTGAatcctgccccaccccactcccagacATCATCAGTTTGGTGAATATTTTCATAAACATACATACACATCCATACAGAGTTTCTTTCTTTACACAATAAAAATACATAGTATAAACAGTTTCATAGCTTGCTTTAACCAACTTAACAAAATGTCAACATTTTTCCAATATAGCTCTTGTTTTTCTACAACTATACAGTACACCACTACTAACATATTTAGGAACATATTAGCATGTTACTAAATATGTATCTGTAAATTGTTTTCATTTACAAGCAATGCTATAGTAAATatatatgcaaacagacttttctGTACAAATAAAGTTATTTCTTATAGAATAAACTATAAGTAGTAGATTTCTGGGCCAAAGGATAGGTGTGCTTTAAACTATCACAATCCCCCTAAGTTTTCTTTCAATATGTTTGTTTCATAAATTCAGAGAGCCACTCCAGGTAATGCATCCAGTAAAAAGGTCTTCTAAAAAAATAGCTACTCttagtgccaggtggtggcacaccaggttgagcacacacattacaatgtgcaaggacccagatttgaaccccaggtccccacctgcagggggaaagcttttcaagtggtgaagcagagctacaggtgtcgctctgtctccctccttctctgtctacttctccctgccccctccatttcttcatatctctatccaataaataaagataatgaaaacaaatttaaaaagaaaaataaagctacTCTTACTTTATTGTTTCAATAAAAACTTATCCATTGTTAGATAAAGCCCCATGACATATCagaagtctttttattattgttattttttaaataagtataaCATGCTTTCCTTTGGATTATTACATGATGGTATTACTCAGGTAAACTCAGAAATGTAAGTCAAAGCATGAATAAAATGTGGATGTTAAaataatatacttaaaaaaataaaaagaaaacttaaaacatCTGTCTTGATGTTTATATACATTGAGAAACTGATTtggaattttctttaaaaacagttttgtgatgtatgtgcttaactgtgtgcaccactgcccagccccattaaAATGATTTTGTAACTTGAAATTTTCTTTAATGACAATTTTATATACCCTCAAAATGTATGTTAAAATGTATGTTAAAGTGTGGGTTCACAAAATTTTGGAAACAAGTCTCAGCCCTACTATTTATAGTATAATTTAGACTAGATTTATCTTATCTTCAGTTCCCTAATATTCAAATAATATATTAGTAATGACCTCTCAGCATTGTGAGGTTCATATGAAGAAAATTCAACTAAACCATTGAATCCAGGACCTGGCACATAGCTGTCAAGTGTTCAGTAAATACTACTTGCAACATATTATTATTAAAAGGTGATTTTTGTAAGGATTTATCCTTCGAAATATGTAATCTTATATCTAGCAATTCTCTAGAGATGGAAAGTCAATTTATCTTTGACAAGGGCTCCTTCATTGATAAATCCTGAAAAGCACAGAGTCTGATAGCTCTCCCAAACCATGAGAATACAGTCATATTCTCCTACTCTTAGGGGAACATCCACTTAGAATTTATGCCCCAggtatatacctcaaagtaaaagtgctcaataatctgtgattagacttaataAACTCAGCAAGCaaaaagaaagacctaaagaagacacacCATGTGTCTAATCAAGTATTTGCTACTTAGGCCAAGACACCctcacttcacttccctcaattactctatCTACCCAATTAAcgacacaaaagaaagtaagagatatctcctaatctcttctgacagcaacaGCATTCATGTCACCCCCTtcataatatttaaaagaaacaatatacactgTTGGCCAAGGGATATACTAACAAAAGTATTACATATtagctaaaggacaattattgtccctatgacaacctcttttagaatcatcaaacaactAAAAGGTAGTAAAACTTAAGGCTAATTTAGATCCCACTTAAATCCAAGGTCTATTCCCTCCTTAACCTGAGGCCAAACACCATACACCCAATACTGCTTTGGATACAATAGAAGACACTCAATGATTTAGCAATGgggagaaagctggattaaggagaAAAGACTGCCTTACTTAAAGATGGCCTTTTTGGtgaataccaggccaccccatcatctagggctcTAATCAGAGAATCCTTAGATTCTCACATAGTCATGccaggcctagacttctaatagatccctccctCTACCATCACTCATCAATTTCAAAAGGAACATTATCATAtgcctcactataaagtagcaatggtagggactgtgaGGCTGAGTCATgctactctgctacttgaggaaaattggttctgaaatgagtgcagcctggaatgttcccggCTGTGACCAACAGTGcaggctcagactgacaaggcctcagaggttacaaaggctcctgtactaaatatgaatagacatgggcccttggTCAAATCATTGGGGTAAAAAGTTAgttgtatttacatactttcttcaagtttgggagctattctctgccctaatccagctttctagccctattctcaactctgacaccatatccccagacaatatttcgaATCTACCTAAGCCATCTCTCACCTTGTAGTAGCTTACTTTTTCATAATGCTTATTGCTGTGTCTCTGAAATGAAATGCTAGCATGACTATTCTTGGGCTTCCAGAGAGCCAGTCACACTACATGCAGGAGACCTGGACGGTTCACCTAGTTGCTTCACGTTCCCAACTATAGGTAAGTTTTTAATGAAAGCACAGATGTGTGatacctatctgtctatctcctcctttttttctttcaattttttattgcctttatttatcggatagagacagtcagaaattgagaggaaaggtgatagagagggagagaaagagagacacctgtagccctgcttcaccactcgcaaacctttccccctgcaggtggggaccaggggcttgaacctggctccttgcacattctaacatgtgtgctcaaccaggtgcgccaccttctggcccctatctcctcctttttaTCTCAGAacagaacaagaaagaaaaaaaaaaacaaaaaaacctcaggctggagtggtgaagccctgatgatggaaaaacacaaacaaataaacaaactccACACATTGGACTAAGGTTTCTGAGTTGTTAATTCAATATCTTTTTCAGTGTGCCTACAGGTAAAGAAAATTTAACTGGTATGGAAAACATCTCTAAAAATGTACATTATACCTTGGTTCTTCATCTGTAAATCTTCTACCAGGGTTTGTAAGCTTTCCAGTCTGTTCTGAAGCTTCCTGCACGTTTTCCCGGTTGTTTCTAATGGCTGAGACTGTGAAGCTATTAGAAAATTGCTTAGATGTGACATTAAAAGTCTATTTAATAACTCTCTTTAGAAATCTTCCAATAACAGCTTATagacaatcttttaaaaatatttattaatttagtaccctattaaaaatcaatatatcttGCATTTGTgtcctccatctctgtttctaagTTATCctttagtctttttctttttaataaaagtaaCAAATTATTTAACCAATAGACTAAGAATTGACTTCAAAAAGATGTA
Above is a window of Erinaceus europaeus chromosome 3, mEriEur2.1, whole genome shotgun sequence DNA encoding:
- the STBD1 gene encoding starch-binding domain-containing protein 1 produces the protein MGAIWSALLVGGGLAGALFVWLLRGKGQEGDAEPEKDSLRGEAEPLSGDQGGGGLSSGPSRPEPIRKAEHLQGSNGCLVSETKESGNWQEAVWRQQNPTGENGNCDQSREYTPSRWLPDIGSTAASEASNSRDYPNVSGNESHESSIEWGLQKGHKTPVKAATCFAKKLPSSNMLLDRGEEECPAQWADSDDWEIVSRHSSWGDIGLGDSPEAFMLNPHQGMNSGRSTLEEARGHEVDVEANRAIAMSSAQQVNVTFQVHYITSPGVQFIAITGDHESLGRWNTYIPLQYGKDGLWSHSVSLPAGAVVQWKFVVVENGGITRWEECSNRFLDTGHEDKEVHKWWGIH